GTCCTGGTTCCGACGGAAAATGTGGTCGAAATGCGCGAAGGGAAAAAACGTTCCCGGGTGAAAGTTTTCTATCCCGGATACATTATGATCAAGATGGAACTCACAAGAGAGACGAAATACTTTATAGAAAATGTATCCGGTGTTATCAGTTTTGTCGGGCCCAAAGGGCGTCCCCAGGCCCTGACAGAAAATGAGGTCCGACGCATACAGGGCGAAGTGGAAAAGAAAGATGGACGCGAAGTGATCGCAACACCCTTTTCCGTTGGCGATCCCGTTAAGATTGTGGACGGTCCCTTTATGGATTTTACCGGGGTGGTCCAGGAAATCAATGAAGAAAAGAAAAAATTGAAAATTATGGTCAGTATCTTCGGCAGATCCACGCCGGTTGAACTGGACTATTTACAAGTTGAACGAGAAAAATAGGTTGTAACGCATGGCAAAGAAAATAGCAGCTGTCATCAAATTGCAACTCCCTGCAGGACAAGCAAATCCCTCACCACCGGTCGGTCCGGCTTTGGGACAGCACGGGGTGAATATCATGGAGTTTTGTAAAGCATATAATGCCAAAACTTCTGATAAAATGGGCTTAATTATACCGGTTGTCATTACAGTATATGGAGACCGGTCCTTTACGTTTATTACCAAAACCCCTCCTGCGGCAGTATTGCTAAAAAAAGCAGCAAAGATCCAAAAGGGATCTCCCGAATCGAACAAAGTGAAAGTCGGGAAAATTACCCGGAAAGATCTTCAGGAGATCGCTGAATTGAAGATGCAGGACCTGAATGCTCATACGGTGGAGGCGGCCATGGAAATGATCGCCGGAACTGCCAGAAGTATGGGCCTGCAGGTTGAAGGATAAAGGAGGCAGAGTGATATCATGAAACATAGTCGGCGATATCTTGAACTGATAAAACAAATAGACAGGGAACATGAGTACCCTCTGGACGAGGGCGTTCAGCTCCTGAAAAAAATCGCTTCTGCTAAATTTGACGAATCCGTCGAACTGAGCATTAACCTGGGTGTGGAACCGAAATACGCCGATCAAATGGTCCGTGGGACGGTGATTCTGCCTCACGGAACCGGAAAGAAGGTCCGTGTACTCGTTTTTGCCCAGGGAGAAAAAGTGAAAGAAGCCCTGGATGCCGGTGCGGATTATGTCGGACTTGAAGAGTATGTTCAGAAAGTCCAGAACGGATGGCTCGATTTCGACGTAGTGATTGCAACCCCTGATGTCATGCGTCATATCGGTAAACTGGGCCGCGTACTGGGTCCCCACGGACTCATGCCCAACCCCAAGACCGGGACCGTGACTCAGGACATTGCTCAGGCTGTTGCGGATAGTAAGTCGGGTAAAATCAGTTTTCGTGTGGACAGGTATGGAATTATTCACGTGGCTGTAGGTAAGGTTTCTTTTGAGGAAACAAAGCTTGTGGAAAATGTGAAGGCAATGGTTACTACACTTGTCAAACTCCGGCCCCAGGGAGCGAAAGGCCAGTACCTGCGGAAGATTACTCTTACATCCACACAGGGACCCGGAATTAAAATCGAAAAGCAGACAGCCTTAGCTTAGGAGATGAAACTATGCCTACCCCTGTAAAAGTAAATCTCGTCGAGAAAGTCACTGAAGAAATAAATGCCTCGAAAGCCGTTTATTTTGCAGACTATCTCGGCCTGAATGTGGAACAAGTCAACAATCTGCGTTCAAAAATGTTTGAACAAAACGTTAAAATGCAGGTTGTTAAAAACACCCTGATTAAACTCGCCCTGAAAAATGCCGGGTACGATGTGGATAAAAAAGATTTTCTTATCGGTTCCACAGCCTTGGTTTACGGGAAAGATGATCCGGTTGTTCCTGCTAAGGTCCTGACCGCTTTTAAAAAAGAGGTCAAGGAACTGGGAAAGCCTGATGTAAAAGCGATTTTATTTGAAGGTAAATTCTTAAATGCGGAAAAAGTCAATGAAATAGCAGAATTGCCAAGCCGGGAAATCCTGCTCGGTAAATTCCTCAGCGGAATTTCCTATCCGATGCAACAGGTCCTCGGGGTTCTGCAGGCACCGATGCGTAACCTGCTTGGTGCGTTGAATGCTTTGAAAGAAAAAAAACAATAGAGTGAGATAAGGAGGACGAAAGTCATGGCCGAAGTTACACGTGCCGATGTGTTGGGATACCTTGAAAACGCCAATATGCTGGAAATTTCCGAACTGATTAAAGA
This DNA window, taken from Candidatus Neomarinimicrobiota bacterium, encodes the following:
- the nusG gene encoding transcription termination/antitermination factor NusG translates to MKWYTIKAFSGKERQVADRILYEAEARKLREYIEEVLVPTENVVEMREGKKRSRVKVFYPGYIMIKMELTRETKYFIENVSGVISFVGPKGRPQALTENEVRRIQGEVEKKDGREVIATPFSVGDPVKIVDGPFMDFTGVVQEINEEKKKLKIMVSIFGRSTPVELDYLQVEREK
- the rplK gene encoding 50S ribosomal protein L11, with protein sequence MAKKIAAVIKLQLPAGQANPSPPVGPALGQHGVNIMEFCKAYNAKTSDKMGLIIPVVITVYGDRSFTFITKTPPAAVLLKKAAKIQKGSPESNKVKVGKITRKDLQEIAELKMQDLNAHTVEAAMEMIAGTARSMGLQVEG
- a CDS encoding 50S ribosomal protein L10; translated protein: MPTPVKVNLVEKVTEEINASKAVYFADYLGLNVEQVNNLRSKMFEQNVKMQVVKNTLIKLALKNAGYDVDKKDFLIGSTALVYGKDDPVVPAKVLTAFKKEVKELGKPDVKAILFEGKFLNAEKVNEIAELPSREILLGKFLSGISYPMQQVLGVLQAPMRNLLGALNALKEKKQ
- a CDS encoding 50S ribosomal protein L1, which gives rise to MMKHSRRYLELIKQIDREHEYPLDEGVQLLKKIASAKFDESVELSINLGVEPKYADQMVRGTVILPHGTGKKVRVLVFAQGEKVKEALDAGADYVGLEEYVQKVQNGWLDFDVVIATPDVMRHIGKLGRVLGPHGLMPNPKTGTVTQDIAQAVADSKSGKISFRVDRYGIIHVAVGKVSFEETKLVENVKAMVTTLVKLRPQGAKGQYLRKITLTSTQGPGIKIEKQTALA